A portion of the Pseudomonas koreensis genome contains these proteins:
- a CDS encoding ABC transporter substrate-binding protein has protein sequence MRHTLVFSALLGAGLLAATSASYAASDSLVFCSEGSPAGFDTAQYTTATDNDAAEPLYNRLVEFEKGATNVVPGLATQWDISEDGLKYTFHLREGVKFHTTPYFKPSRDFNADDVLFTFNRMLDAQQPFRKAYPTEFPYFNGMSLNKNIAKVEKTGPLTVEFTLNSVDAAFIQNIAMSFASILSAEYADKLLADGKPSDINQKPIGTGPFVFKSYQKDSNIRYTGNPQYWDPSRVKLKNLIFAINTDASVRVQKLKANECQITLHPRPADVEALKTDPKLQLISKPGFNLGYIAYNVRHKPFDQLEVRQALDMAVNKQGILNAVYQGAGQLAVNAMPPTQWSYDESIKDAAYNPEKAKELLKAAGVKEGTEITLWAMPVQRPYNPNAKLMAEMLQSDWAKIGLKVKIVSYEWGEYIKRTKNGEHDISLIGWTGDNGDPDNWLGTLYSCDAIGGNNYSMWCDPAYDKLIKQAKVVTDRDQRTELYKQAQQLLKQQVPITPVAHSTVNQPLSTRVEGFKVSPFGRNVFSGVSID, from the coding sequence ATGCGCCATACCTTGGTTTTTTCCGCACTGTTGGGCGCCGGCCTGTTGGCCGCCACGTCTGCAAGCTACGCCGCCAGCGACAGCCTGGTGTTTTGCTCGGAAGGCAGTCCGGCGGGTTTCGATACCGCGCAATACACGACGGCCACCGACAACGACGCCGCCGAGCCGCTGTACAACCGTCTGGTCGAGTTCGAAAAGGGCGCGACCAACGTCGTACCGGGTCTGGCGACCCAATGGGACATTTCCGAAGATGGCCTGAAATACACCTTTCACCTGCGTGAAGGCGTGAAATTTCATACAACCCCTTACTTCAAGCCGAGCCGCGATTTCAACGCTGACGACGTGTTGTTCACGTTCAATCGCATGCTCGACGCGCAACAGCCGTTCCGTAAGGCCTACCCCACCGAGTTCCCGTACTTCAACGGGATGAGCCTGAACAAGAACATCGCCAAGGTCGAAAAGACCGGGCCGCTGACCGTGGAGTTCACGCTCAACAGCGTCGACGCCGCGTTCATCCAGAACATCGCCATGAGTTTCGCCTCGATTCTGTCCGCCGAATACGCCGACAAGTTGCTGGCCGACGGCAAGCCGAGCGACATCAACCAGAAGCCGATCGGCACCGGGCCGTTCGTGTTCAAGAGCTACCAGAAAGACTCGAACATTCGCTACACCGGCAACCCGCAGTACTGGGATCCGAGCCGGGTCAAACTGAAGAACCTGATTTTCGCGATCAACACCGATGCGTCAGTACGCGTGCAGAAGCTCAAGGCCAACGAGTGCCAGATCACCCTGCACCCGCGCCCTGCCGACGTCGAAGCGCTGAAAACCGATCCGAAGCTGCAACTGATTTCCAAGCCAGGCTTCAACCTCGGCTACATCGCCTACAACGTGCGCCACAAGCCGTTCGATCAACTGGAAGTGCGTCAGGCACTGGACATGGCGGTGAATAAACAGGGAATTCTCAACGCTGTTTATCAAGGCGCCGGTCAACTGGCCGTCAATGCCATGCCACCGACCCAGTGGTCCTACGACGAGTCCATCAAAGACGCCGCCTACAACCCGGAAAAAGCCAAAGAGCTGCTCAAGGCTGCCGGTGTGAAAGAAGGCACCGAGATCACCCTGTGGGCAATGCCGGTGCAGCGCCCGTACAACCCGAACGCCAAACTGATGGCCGAGATGCTCCAGTCCGACTGGGCCAAGATCGGTCTGAAAGTGAAGATCGTCAGCTACGAATGGGGCGAATACATCAAGCGCACCAAGAACGGCGAGCATGACATCAGCCTGATCGGCTGGACCGGTGACAACGGTGACCCGGACAACTGGCTGGGCACGCTGTACAGCTGCGACGCGATCGGTGGCAACAACTACTCCATGTGGTGCGATCCGGCGTACGACAAGCTGATCAAACAGGCCAAAGTCGTCACCGATCGTGACCAGCGCACCGAGCTTTATAAACAGGCCCAGCAATTGCTTAAACAACAAGTGCCGATCACGCCTGTCGCCCACTCGACGGTCAACCAGCCGTTAAGCACCCGGGTCGAAGGGTTCAAAGTCAGCCCGTTCGGCCGCAACGTGTTCTCGGGTGTCAGTATCGATTAA